The Synergistaceae bacterium genome includes a window with the following:
- a CDS encoding glycoside hydrolase family 31 protein, whose amino-acid sequence MEICAKIINSEKLEHFYILHTNSADIKIYCLTDDIIRVRTSFDKKFDEESYILTLTGWADRLDNLFTGERKRVDPVEPVSIESDNKIIFKTVKLTLEFDKDPLCMRLYDSEGTEIYSSLAGNPFTLDSNNRVTHYSRMNEDDCFYGFGEKAGVLNKNQTFLRQRATDAMGYNPVKCDTLYKHIPFYIRLTRGNHKALGLFYHNFYESVFNMGCEKSNYWPRYSYWQADGGDIDLFFISGDSIKQIINNYTLLTGRPALLPKRALGYQGSSMYYPELEKNSDDAVLEFIDTIKAEGFPIDGFHLSSGYTSVDGKRCVFTWNTTRFKNPREYFAAMNEKGAQNVPNVKPGILLVHPLFNEFMSRDVFVKDSKDPSKIALGCWWGGTGAFWDFTKPEARRAWMDYLIKNVIDVGTDSIWDDNCEYDSLVDKDSRVDFDGKGGTIAQLKPLMSTIMCKIGGDSVREHNKDARPYIVCRSGSAGIQKYAQTWCGDNFTSWESLKYNIPIITGMGLSGQPNEGADIGGFAGPAPSEELFLRWVQNGIFQARFSIHSASNDNTVTEPWMFKNSADLIREAILLRYKFTPYLYSLEYEANLTGAPIMRALVYEFQEDSRVFDESFEFMFGRDILVANVIEPGQKVKRVYLPSGSGWYDWNDNYKFYEGGQFIDIPVDLASIPMFIRDGAIIPMAENKLSSMALDKITDLKFIIAPTQDSRERSYTLYDDDGVSNDFINGVYRRTNIKMSGSSVINLEFTSEGSYTDTVKKFAVEFIRKDRSPFWVSLGNKKLEHFLNRKKFDSASEGWYYSQTKRAVIIKFANPNQNFTLKISFEDFDLIGM is encoded by the coding sequence ATGGAAATATGCGCTAAAATTATTAACTCCGAAAAATTAGAACACTTCTATATACTTCACACTAATTCAGCCGATATAAAAATTTATTGCTTGACCGACGATATTATCAGAGTCCGGACTTCTTTTGACAAGAAATTTGACGAGGAGTCATATATTCTAACTCTTACAGGGTGGGCTGATAGGCTTGATAATTTATTCACCGGAGAAAGAAAACGAGTTGACCCAGTCGAGCCTGTTTCTATCGAGTCCGATAATAAAATAATATTCAAGACGGTAAAATTGACTCTTGAGTTCGACAAAGACCCGCTTTGTATGAGACTTTATGACTCAGAGGGCACAGAAATTTACTCGTCATTAGCTGGGAATCCCTTCACTCTTGACTCAAATAATAGAGTAACTCATTACAGCCGAATGAATGAAGATGACTGCTTTTACGGATTCGGAGAGAAGGCGGGAGTCTTAAACAAGAATCAAACTTTTTTACGTCAGCGGGCGACCGATGCAATGGGCTATAATCCCGTGAAGTGCGACACTCTTTATAAGCATATACCCTTTTATATAAGATTGACTCGCGGAAATCACAAGGCACTGGGACTCTTTTATCACAATTTTTATGAGTCAGTGTTTAACATGGGCTGTGAAAAGAGTAATTACTGGCCTCGTTATTCTTACTGGCAGGCAGACGGCGGAGATATAGATTTATTCTTTATATCGGGCGATTCAATCAAGCAAATAATAAATAATTATACTCTTTTGACTGGTCGGCCGGCATTATTGCCAAAACGTGCGCTCGGTTATCAAGGCTCATCAATGTATTATCCCGAACTAGAGAAAAACAGCGACGATGCAGTGCTTGAATTCATTGACACGATAAAGGCCGAGGGCTTCCCGATTGACGGCTTTCACTTGTCATCAGGTTATACGAGCGTTGACGGTAAACGCTGTGTATTTACATGGAACACTACGAGATTCAAGAATCCCCGCGAATATTTTGCAGCAATGAACGAGAAGGGCGCGCAGAATGTCCCTAACGTCAAGCCCGGAATCTTACTCGTTCACCCGTTATTTAATGAATTCATGAGCCGCGATGTATTCGTGAAGGACAGCAAAGACCCCTCAAAAATTGCACTCGGCTGCTGGTGGGGAGGCACTGGGGCATTCTGGGACTTCACAAAGCCTGAAGCTCGCCGCGCATGGATGGATTACTTAATCAAAAATGTTATTGACGTAGGCACGGACTCAATATGGGACGATAATTGCGAGTATGACAGCTTAGTAGATAAGGACTCGCGCGTTGATTTTGACGGCAAGGGCGGGACAATTGCGCAGTTAAAGCCGCTTATGTCAACAATAATGTGCAAAATCGGCGGTGACTCAGTCCGTGAACATAATAAAGACGCTCGGCCATATATAGTATGCAGGTCAGGCAGCGCAGGGATTCAGAAATACGCTCAAACATGGTGCGGGGATAATTTTACGAGCTGGGAGAGTCTAAAATATAATATTCCCATTATTACGGGCATGGGCTTATCGGGTCAGCCTAACGAGGGCGCGGATATAGGCGGATTTGCGGGGCCTGCTCCCAGTGAAGAATTATTTTTGCGCTGGGTTCAAAATGGTATATTTCAAGCTCGTTTCTCGATTCATTCAGCCAGCAATGATAATACAGTTACAGAGCCTTGGATGTTCAAGAATTCGGCGGATTTGATTCGTGAAGCTATTTTACTGCGTTATAAATTCACGCCTTATCTTTATTCGCTTGAGTATGAGGCAAATTTAACGGGTGCTCCGATTATGCGGGCTCTTGTCTATGAATTTCAGGAAGACTCACGAGTATTTGATGAAAGTTTTGAGTTTATGTTTGGCCGTGATATTCTTGTAGCAAATGTTATCGAGCCGGGACAAAAAGTTAAACGCGTTTATTTGCCGTCGGGTTCGGGCTGGTATGACTGGAACGATAATTATAAATTCTACGAGGGCGGACAATTTATTGATATTCCTGTAGATTTGGCGAGCATTCCCATGTTTATACGTGATGGCGCAATTATTCCTATGGCAGAAAATAAACTCTCAAGCATGGCACTTGATAAAATAACTGACCTGAAATTTATTATCGCACCGACTCAAGATAGCAGAGAGAGAAGTTACACACTCTATGACGATGACGGAGTAAGCAACGATTTTATCAACGGTGTATATCGCAGGACGAATATAAAAATGTCAGGCTCAAGTGTCATAAATCTTGAATTTACTTCTGAAGGCTCATATACTGACACTGTTAAAAAATTTGCCGTTGAGTTTATACGCAAGGACCGCAGCCCCTTCTGGGTATCACTCGGAAATAAGAAACTTGAGCATTTCTTGAATCGCAAAAAATTTGACTCTGCCTCTGAAGGTTGGTACTACAGCCAGACAAAACGCGCAGTAATCATAAAATTTGCGAACCCGAATCAGAATTTTACGCTAAAAATTTCATTTGAAGACTTTGATTTAATAGGTATGTAA
- a CDS encoding TRAP transporter small permease produces the protein MKTLEKILDSVMRFLMALSMFILVAFGTWQIFSRWVLKDPSTFTDELLRYVLIIAGMIGSAYCFYRDEHLALTLVSDRAKGAFKLILDIFIEACILFFVVYVFIYGGMKLSSTATNVSSVMRIPMKTLYLIEPVCGVMIIIARVLKYLQAFSARNNKQEGGNN, from the coding sequence ATGAAGACTCTAGAAAAAATTTTAGACTCGGTTATGAGATTCTTAATGGCCCTGTCTATGTTCATACTTGTAGCGTTTGGAACGTGGCAAATTTTCAGCCGGTGGGTACTCAAAGATCCGTCAACTTTCACAGATGAGTTATTGCGCTATGTATTAATTATTGCGGGAATGATAGGATCTGCCTATTGTTTTTACCGTGATGAGCATTTAGCATTGACCCTCGTGTCTGACCGTGCAAAGGGAGCATTTAAGCTCATTCTTGATATTTTTATCGAGGCTTGTATATTATTCTTTGTTGTGTACGTGTTTATTTACGGAGGCATGAAATTATCAAGCACTGCTACAAATGTCTCGTCAGTTATGCGAATTCCCATGAAGACTTTATATTTAATTGAGCCTGTCTGCGGAGTCATGATAATAATAGCGCGAGTCTTGAAATATTTGCAGGCTTTCTCAGCTCGTAATAATAAACAGGAAGGCGGGAATAATTAA
- a CDS encoding cache domain-containing protein, producing MSKSARQRHISLRTMLVIFALLPLISAVIIIALVNSGIVVSNLNSSTKESLILASQALKEYYEYDLKHNINLDGDFCEYDTEYIDVMKKTGFEFTIFKKNIRFMTTILDSNGHRIEGTPASEAVWQAVKSGNDYYSDNVKINGLVYHVYYMPLTNGREIVGMAFSGKPATQIQAASRSIYIMIFAISAAMIIIYSIIALIVAKRVADPLKEVAAEIEKLSDGDLDTEILLDSKINETAQLLDSADKLEHVLNDSIGRILDSAYELTETVKSTEELAKNSSFAANQISDTMKSLSDTTLQMVKSVQDIGENISDMEKIISQAVSNVKNLSEISSQMNDANKTAGECITEAADSSVKSYKAIEIITDKIKATNNAILNIGEKIKMITSIASQTNLLSLNAGIEAARAGEAGKGFGVVAAEIKKLAEESNEAAESINDTVLEIKQLSGECVSQAQEVENLINEEREVLATTQEKFTLLDKEIASSLVEISSVSDVTTRLDSIRQTISNAVNELSSVSEQTSAANEQATASIAEIAENVNNVFNDTKIIDSLSEDLKEAASYFKI from the coding sequence ATGAGTAAATCTGCTAGACAGCGTCATATAAGCCTGCGCACTATGTTAGTAATCTTTGCTTTGTTACCGTTAATTAGTGCTGTTATAATTATTGCGCTCGTGAATTCCGGAATAGTTGTGAGTAATCTTAACTCAAGCACAAAGGAGTCATTAATTCTAGCGTCTCAGGCTCTCAAAGAATACTACGAATATGATTTAAAGCATAATATAAATCTTGACGGGGATTTTTGCGAGTATGACACAGAATATATTGACGTTATGAAGAAAACAGGCTTTGAATTTACTATATTCAAGAAAAATATTAGATTCATGACGACGATATTAGACTCAAACGGGCACAGAATAGAAGGCACTCCGGCGTCTGAAGCAGTATGGCAGGCTGTGAAATCGGGCAATGATTATTATTCTGACAACGTAAAAATTAACGGGCTTGTCTATCACGTTTATTATATGCCGCTGACTAATGGCCGCGAAATTGTAGGGATGGCATTTTCCGGCAAACCTGCGACTCAGATTCAGGCAGCTTCACGAAGTATTTACATCATGATATTTGCTATAAGTGCCGCGATGATAATTATTTATTCGATTATTGCCCTGATAGTCGCGAAAAGAGTAGCCGACCCGTTAAAAGAAGTTGCCGCCGAAATCGAGAAATTATCAGATGGAGATCTTGACACGGAAATTTTACTAGACAGCAAGATTAACGAGACCGCGCAATTATTAGACTCAGCCGATAAACTTGAGCACGTATTAAATGACTCAATCGGGAGAATATTAGACTCGGCCTATGAACTCACGGAGACAGTAAAATCCACTGAAGAACTTGCTAAGAACTCATCATTTGCGGCGAATCAAATTTCTGACACTATGAAATCTCTATCTGATACGACTCTCCAAATGGTCAAAAGTGTTCAGGATATAGGCGAAAATATTTCAGACATGGAAAAAATAATCTCGCAAGCCGTCTCTAACGTCAAGAATCTTAGCGAAATATCTTCACAAATGAATGACGCTAACAAGACCGCCGGAGAATGTATAACAGAAGCCGCCGACTCCTCCGTTAAATCTTACAAAGCCATTGAAATAATCACCGACAAAATAAAAGCTACTAATAATGCAATTCTCAATATAGGCGAAAAAATTAAGATGATAACTTCTATTGCATCACAGACGAATTTATTATCACTCAATGCAGGAATCGAAGCAGCCCGGGCAGGTGAGGCAGGGAAGGGATTCGGGGTTGTCGCCGCAGAAATTAAGAAGTTAGCAGAGGAATCAAACGAGGCCGCCGAGTCAATTAATGATACAGTCTTAGAAATTAAGCAGTTATCGGGCGAATGTGTGAGTCAGGCTCAAGAAGTCGAAAATTTAATCAATGAAGAGCGCGAGGTCTTAGCAACTACTCAAGAAAAATTTACATTGCTTGATAAAGAAATAGCCTCATCACTCGTAGAAATCTCTTCAGTGTCAGACGTAACTACGAGGCTTGACTCAATCAGGCAGACGATTTCAAACGCAGTAAACGAACTCTCTTCAGTATCAGAGCAGACATCAGCAGCAAACGAGCAGGCTACAGCGTCAATAGCAGAAATTGCCGAAAATGTTAATAACGTATTCAACGACACAAAGATAATTGATTCATTATCTGAAGACTTGAAGGAAGCAGCCAGTTATTTCAAGATTTAA
- a CDS encoding TRAP transporter substrate-binding protein yields MKKFLVLLTCFALVLSAAACCAAEKSFFLTLAHNLAEDHAVHIAMTEWAEAVNNASNGSITINIIPNGQLGSEADCVSQIQASQLEMTKVSAGTLSNFETAWNCVSVPYVFRDKDHLYNVMNGEIGKDLYNLTAKDGFIGIAWLESGTRCFYTANKAIRKPEDLKGLKIRTMDSQMAIDMMNAFGGSATVMGYSDIYTGMQQGVIDGAENNITALRDHADVTKFYCYDEHTMIPDVIVISAKVWDEMSDSQKKIMNETAAKMVENYRGLWAKFEDDVKAQVGDKVEYIKDVDKPAFQKAVAPLYENLKKSDAATYSFVERIQAAK; encoded by the coding sequence ATGAAAAAGTTTCTTGTATTATTAACCTGTTTTGCGCTCGTATTATCCGCTGCGGCCTGCTGTGCTGCTGAAAAAAGTTTCTTTCTCACACTCGCTCACAACTTGGCCGAAGATCACGCCGTTCACATTGCAATGACTGAATGGGCAGAAGCTGTAAATAATGCCTCTAACGGTTCAATCACAATTAATATTATTCCAAATGGGCAATTAGGTTCAGAAGCTGACTGCGTTTCACAGATTCAGGCATCACAGCTCGAAATGACAAAAGTATCAGCCGGCACTCTTTCAAATTTTGAGACTGCTTGGAATTGTGTATCAGTTCCCTACGTTTTCCGCGATAAAGATCATTTGTATAATGTAATGAACGGTGAAATCGGCAAAGATTTATATAATCTCACTGCGAAAGACGGCTTTATCGGTATTGCATGGCTTGAATCGGGGACTCGCTGCTTCTACACTGCTAATAAAGCAATTCGCAAGCCTGAAGATTTAAAGGGTTTAAAGATTCGCACGATGGACTCACAAATGGCAATCGACATGATGAACGCTTTCGGAGGCAGTGCGACCGTCATGGGCTACAGCGACATTTACACGGGAATGCAGCAGGGAGTAATCGACGGAGCAGAGAATAATATTACAGCTTTAAGAGATCACGCCGACGTAACAAAATTTTATTGCTACGATGAGCACACAATGATTCCCGATGTAATAGTAATTTCCGCAAAAGTCTGGGACGAAATGAGCGACTCACAGAAAAAAATCATGAACGAGACCGCCGCAAAAATGGTAGAAAATTATCGCGGACTCTGGGCAAAATTTGAAGACGACGTAAAAGCTCAAGTCGGTGATAAAGTAGAATATATTAAAGATGTCGACAAGCCGGCATTTCAGAAAGCAGTCGCCCCGTTATATGAGAATTTAAAGAAGTCAGACGCTGCTACATACTCATTTGTTGAAAGAATTCAGGCCGCAAAATAA
- a CDS encoding TRAP transporter large permease, protein MVITATVVLFVSFFIMLFAGVPISAGIGIASVVAACVSGVTTLEGFAFTAAQKCFSGLDSFSLLALPFFSLGGNIMNKGGIARRLVRLARLLVGKIPGYLAATNVLANMFFGAVSGSSVAATSAMGSILSPLEKDEGYNPDYSAAVNICSAPTGILIPPSGPLILYSITAGGVSVAALFMGGYFVGGILGVAVAIMAIFLAIRLGYKKSEVKEEDSALKIWIDAFPSLFAVIIVMGGILAGIFTATEAGVVMCLYCGLLAAIYREMDLKTLYNLLSDTMKSSATILFLIAASSIMAYVMARTGIPNAISQMIMGVSNNRYVILLIMNVFLLVMGMFLDLTPAVLIFVPIFLPIARRIGMSDVHFGLMLILNLGIGSVTPPVGSCLFVGCGVANVKIEGVTKYIVPIFITMFISLMLVTYIPQIALSLPYWTGLIKGMGWTR, encoded by the coding sequence ATGGTAATCACTGCAACTGTAGTATTATTCGTGTCATTCTTTATTATGTTATTTGCCGGAGTGCCTATCTCAGCTGGAATCGGTATAGCTTCAGTAGTTGCTGCGTGTGTGAGCGGAGTTACTACTCTTGAAGGCTTTGCTTTTACTGCCGCACAAAAATGTTTTTCCGGACTTGACTCGTTCTCGTTATTAGCTCTGCCGTTTTTCTCACTGGGCGGCAATATCATGAATAAGGGCGGAATTGCTAGAAGACTTGTGAGACTCGCAAGATTACTTGTCGGCAAAATCCCCGGTTATCTAGCAGCGACAAATGTATTAGCTAATATGTTTTTCGGGGCTGTCTCAGGCTCATCAGTCGCGGCAACGTCTGCAATGGGTTCGATTCTTTCACCTCTTGAGAAGGACGAGGGCTATAATCCTGACTATTCGGCAGCCGTAAATATCTGTTCAGCTCCCACTGGAATATTAATTCCTCCGTCGGGGCCGTTGATTCTGTATTCGATTACAGCGGGCGGAGTCTCTGTTGCTGCTTTATTTATGGGCGGTTATTTCGTGGGTGGAATTCTCGGCGTGGCTGTTGCTATAATGGCGATATTCTTAGCAATAAGACTCGGCTATAAGAAATCAGAAGTCAAAGAAGAGGACTCGGCCTTAAAAATTTGGATTGACGCATTCCCGTCATTATTTGCAGTAATTATAGTAATGGGCGGAATTTTAGCGGGAATCTTCACGGCCACTGAAGCGGGAGTCGTAATGTGCTTATATTGCGGATTGTTAGCAGCGATTTATAGAGAAATGGATTTGAAGACTCTTTATAATTTACTATCTGACACGATGAAGAGCTCGGCGACGATTTTATTCTTGATTGCTGCGTCGTCAATAATGGCCTATGTAATGGCGAGAACTGGAATTCCTAACGCGATTTCACAAATGATTATGGGCGTATCTAATAATAGATATGTAATTCTCTTAATCATGAATGTATTTTTGCTAGTAATGGGAATGTTCTTAGATTTGACTCCGGCGGTGTTAATATTTGTGCCGATATTTTTGCCCATAGCTCGCAGAATCGGAATGAGCGACGTACATTTTGGACTCATGCTTATATTGAATCTCGGTATAGGATCAGTAACACCTCCGGTCGGTTCATGTTTATTTGTGGGCTGCGGAGTTGCTAATGTCAAAATCGAGGGCGTTACAAAGTATATAGTGCCGATATTTATCACAATGTTTATTTCGTTAATGCTCGTTACATATATTCCGCAAATTGCCTTGAGTCTTCCATATTGGACAGGACTTATTAAGGGCATGGGCTGGACGAGATAA
- a CDS encoding DUF4968 domain-containing protein → MLIKNFRAINKTSSGYIINADNADIMLVFLSDDVIRVRVSFARAFRECSYALITTAWADELDNLFAGERTRINALNIDYQENEKNLTFTTKTLRLVMNKSPLNFALYNNEGTCIYRDLPERSFERDQLGRLSHYSCMDREKDFFYGFGEKTGNLDKKFRRLRMSPKDAIGHDPETGDPMYKHIPFYIRVNRDNLHSLGIFYNNSYDCVFDLGQEISGYWERYNYYQTDGGDIDLFFINGSSMKKVIERYTWLTGRTILPTKQSLGYCASSMYYAELEENCDKEIYNLIDKHLREKIYIDNFWLASGYSSGEKDNLRYTFNWNYKRFPNPEEFFAKMNALGINVICNLKPGVLKNHPYANFYENNNAFIKTPDKSGDYYGRWWGGEGRFIDFTSQSGRDSWRELLEKNILRKGTKTVWNDNCEFDGIEDREAFCDNNGMGGTMAELKIIHSNLMALTAIQAIKNVYPNERPYVINRAGYAGIQRYAQVWGGDNLTDWRTLKFNIATILGMGLSGCANMGCDIGGFAGGAPESELLLRWIQNGIFQPRFTLNSANNDNTVTQPFMYEEIISQVREAFALRYRMLPYLYSLMNEANKSGLPVMRPLFLEFPDDINTYSDNNFTFMFGNSILVANVIEKGAGTRQIYLPAGCNWYDMSDNLKLYQGGQVINIPVNDSSIPMFLRGNSIFFTSDDIKRINFDSVKTLDFLIGADNDSEFTFYDDDGHTENYKHGEFSSVKITVKSGNRKIINFTREGSYHETIQQINLRVISKEKGAYWVRVDGRKIARFITLDNFRDSREGWYYNLSDRTICVKCSWPVSEIIISTEKFDLIGMNEE, encoded by the coding sequence ATGTTAATAAAAAATTTTCGTGCAATCAACAAAACAAGCAGCGGCTATATTATTAACGCAGATAATGCTGATATTATGCTTGTATTTCTTAGCGATGACGTTATAAGAGTCCGGGTATCATTTGCCCGGGCTTTTCGTGAATGCTCGTATGCTTTAATTACTACGGCGTGGGCTGATGAGCTTGATAATTTATTTGCAGGTGAACGCACTAGGATTAACGCGCTGAATATAGACTATCAGGAAAACGAGAAAAATTTAACTTTCACGACTAAGACTCTAAGACTCGTCATGAATAAATCTCCCCTAAATTTTGCGCTATATAATAATGAAGGAACTTGCATTTATCGAGACTTGCCGGAACGTTCATTTGAGCGCGACCAGTTAGGCCGGTTGAGTCATTATTCATGTATGGACAGAGAAAAAGATTTCTTTTACGGGTTCGGCGAGAAGACCGGGAATCTTGACAAAAAATTTAGACGTTTGCGAATGTCCCCTAAAGACGCTATAGGCCATGACCCTGAGACAGGCGACCCGATGTATAAGCACATCCCGTTTTATATTCGTGTGAATCGAGATAATTTGCATTCACTGGGAATATTTTATAATAATTCTTATGATTGCGTGTTTGATTTAGGTCAAGAAATTTCAGGCTACTGGGAACGCTATAATTATTATCAGACTGACGGCGGGGATATAGATTTATTCTTTATTAACGGCTCAAGCATGAAAAAAGTTATCGAGCGTTATACATGGCTCACAGGGCGGACTATATTGCCGACAAAGCAATCACTCGGTTATTGCGCGTCTTCAATGTATTATGCCGAACTTGAAGAGAACTGCGACAAGGAAATCTATAATTTAATTGACAAACATTTGCGCGAAAAAATTTATATTGATAATTTCTGGCTCGCATCGGGGTATTCAAGCGGAGAAAAAGATAACTTGCGATATACTTTTAACTGGAATTATAAGCGATTCCCGAATCCTGAAGAATTTTTTGCGAAAATGAACGCGCTGGGAATTAACGTAATTTGCAATCTCAAGCCCGGAGTCCTCAAGAATCACCCATATGCGAATTTTTACGAGAATAACAACGCGTTTATAAAGACTCCGGATAAGAGCGGCGACTATTACGGAAGATGGTGGGGCGGTGAAGGGAGATTTATAGATTTTACCAGTCAATCAGGCCGGGACTCGTGGCGTGAGTTACTCGAAAAAAATATTTTACGCAAAGGCACAAAAACTGTCTGGAACGATAATTGCGAATTTGACGGCATAGAAGACCGCGAGGCATTTTGCGATAATAACGGAATGGGCGGGACTATGGCGGAACTCAAAATTATTCACTCGAATTTGATGGCACTCACTGCTATTCAAGCTATAAAAAATGTATATCCAAATGAACGCCCATATGTAATTAATCGTGCAGGTTATGCGGGGATTCAGAGATATGCTCAAGTCTGGGGCGGAGATAATCTCACTGACTGGAGGACTCTAAAATTTAATATTGCAACGATTCTCGGAATGGGTTTATCGGGCTGTGCAAATATGGGCTGTGATATAGGCGGGTTTGCAGGCGGAGCACCTGAAAGCGAGTTATTATTACGATGGATTCAAAATGGAATCTTCCAGCCCCGTTTTACTCTGAATTCAGCAAATAATGATAACACAGTTACTCAGCCCTTCATGTATGAAGAAATTATTTCGCAAGTTCGTGAGGCTTTTGCTTTACGTTATAGAATGCTGCCCTATTTATATTCACTCATGAATGAAGCAAATAAATCAGGTCTTCCCGTTATGAGGCCGTTATTTCTTGAATTTCCTGACGATATAAACACTTACAGCGACAATAATTTTACGTTTATGTTTGGAAATTCTATACTTGTCGCAAATGTTATCGAGAAGGGCGCGGGGACTCGGCAAATTTATTTACCTGCCGGCTGTAACTGGTATGATATGAGCGATAATTTAAAACTTTATCAGGGCGGCCAAGTGATTAATATTCCGGTTAATGATTCAAGTATTCCCATGTTTTTACGGGGTAATTCTATATTTTTCACGAGCGACGATATTAAACGCATAAATTTTGACTCGGTGAAGACTCTTGATTTCTTGATCGGTGCAGATAACGACAGCGAATTTACTTTTTATGATGATGACGGCCATACAGAAAATTATAAACACGGCGAATTCTCAAGCGTTAAAATCACCGTAAAATCAGGTAACCGCAAAATTATAAATTTCACGCGTGAGGGCAGTTATCACGAGACTATACAGCAAATAAATTTACGAGTCATCAGCAAAGAGAAGGGCGCATACTGGGTCAGAGTCGACGGCCGGAAAATAGCGCGCTTTATCACACTTGATAACTTCAGGGACTCGCGTGAAGGCTGGTATTATAATTTGTCGGACCGCACTATTTGTGTTAAATGTTCTTGGCCGGTGAGTGAAATTATTATCTCAACAGAAAAATTTGACTTAATCGGCATGAATGAAGAGTAA
- the rplS gene encoding 50S ribosomal protein L19: MNAVDLVQKKYYRENELPDFRPGDTLRVHVKIKEGTRERIQVFEGIVIAKQHGGLDETFTVRKISNGVGVERIFPVHCPSIDKIEVQRQGKVRRAKLYYLRKLSGKAARIKERRKFA, translated from the coding sequence TTGAACGCTGTAGATTTAGTTCAGAAGAAGTACTACAGAGAAAATGAATTACCGGATTTCAGACCGGGCGACACTCTGAGAGTACACGTAAAAATTAAAGAAGGTACCCGCGAACGTATACAGGTCTTTGAGGGCATTGTTATAGCCAAACAACATGGAGGACTTGACGAGACTTTCACAGTGCGCAAGATTTCTAACGGAGTCGGCGTTGAAAGAATATTCCCGGTGCATTGTCCCTCGATTGATAAAATTGAGGTTCAGCGTCAGGGCAAAGTCAGACGAGCAAAATTATATTATCTCCGTAAATTAAGCGGTAAGGCAGCAAGAATCAAGGAACGCCGCAAATTTGCATAG